A stretch of DNA from Calditrichota bacterium:
TCCGGATGGCAAATACATTGCCTTTCTTTCAGCACGGGAAAAAGGCAAAGGCGCGCAGATTTATTTGATGCATTCCCGCGGCGGCGAACCCTGGGCGATCACGAATTTGAAGCAGGGCGTGCAATCCTTTAATTGGCAGAATGCAAAACACATCATTTTCACGGCACGCGAAAATACCACTCAATACGAGAAAGAGCTCAAAAAGAAAAAAGACGACGTGATCGTTGTCGGCGACCAGGAACATTTTTGGCCAGTGCGCCTGTTTCAGATCAATGTCTCTTCTAAAAAAATCAAGCGATTGTCCAAAAACCTGGGCAAAGTTTCCCAGTTTGCCGTTTCGCCGGATGGCAAATGGATCGTCACCAGCGAAGCGCAAAACATTCATTATCCCTACGATTACAAAATTCCCCCGCGGCAATTTTTGTACAATTTACAGAAAAAAACTCGCGAAGAAATTTTCACAGAAAAAAACATGAAACCATCGCGCTTTTTGTGGACCTGGGATGGCGGCGGATTTTATTGTTCGCAGCCGCTTTCCTCTGATCCCAACAACGATTACGTGAGCGTGGAGACGCTGTACTATTTTGACATCAGCAGCAAAAAATATCAGCGGGTTCCGCTAAATTGGAAATGGAACCTTGGCATGAGCGGTTATTACATGACAAAAGAAGGGATTCTGGTCTCCCTTGCCAATGGCGCGCGAAATAAATTGGCTTTTTACCAAAAAGAAGGGACCGGTTGGACACGGACTTTCCTTTCAGATGAGCACGCGGAAAATATTTTTATCAATGCGGCTCAGAAAAATGGCGACAAAGTAATTTTTACTTACACCACTGCCAGCATGCCGCCGGTGATCAAAGTTGGCAAAATTGAGCACGGCAAAATCGTTGATCAGAAAAAAATTATTAAATTGAACAAATGGCTGGAAAAGAAAAACATTGCCAAAGCCGAAGTGATTCATTGGAAAGGCGCCAAGGGCGATCAAGTGGAAGGAATTTTGTACTATCCCCATTCGTACAAAAAAGGCAAAAAATATCCACTGATGTGCGTCATTCACGGCGGTCCGACAGGCGTGGACATGGATCGTTTCAGTGAGCGCTGGTCCAATTATCCCAATTTGTTGGCGAGCAAGGGCTGTTTTGTGCTGAAAGTGAATTATCACGGCAGCGGAAATTACGGCTTAAAATGGATGGAATCCATCAAAAAACATTACTACGAATTGGAAGTCCCGGACATTCTGAGTGGCGTTGATCATTTGATCGCCAACGGACTTGTCGATGCGGACAAATTGGGCATCATGGGCTGGAGCAACGGCGCGATTTTGACCATTGCCTGTGTCGTGGAAACGGATCGCTTCAAGGTGTGCGCACCCGGCGCCGGAGACGTAAACTGGCTGAGCGATTACGGCAATTGCGCGTTTGGCGCGGGTTTTGACAATGCCTATTTCGGGGGACCGCCATGGAAACGCGTAAAACATTACATTAAAAAATCTCCGCTGTTTCAAATGGAAAAAGTGAAAACGCCGACTATTATTTTCTTTGGTACAAACGATACAAACGTACCCACGGAACAGGGCTGGGAGCATTATCACGCCATGCAACAAATTGGCAAAACTCCGGTCAAGTTTTTGCTTTTCCCCGGCGAACCGCACGGCTTCAGAAAAATCTCTCACCAGCGCCGTAAAATGGAAGAAGAAAAGGCGTGGTTCGATAAATATTTTTTCAAGACTTACGAGAAGCCGAACGAAGCGCTGAAAAAAGATTCTCCGCTGGCATTGGCTTTGAAAAAGAAAAGAATCGCCAAAGTGACTGGTTATTACGGCGTGAAAAAAGGCGGACGATTGATGCCAGAAATGGTTCCTGTGAACGACAGTCTGGCTGTGAGCCGATTTGAAGTCAGTCGCGCTCAGTATCTTGTATTTGATCATGGCAAAATTTATCCCTACGATACGGAAAATTATCCGGTAAATCAGGTGACTTTCGAACAGGCAAAAGCTTACTGCAAATGGCTGTCTGAAATGACCGGCAAAAAGTACAGTTTGCCCACGGTGAAAGAGATGAAAATGCTGCTCGCGAAAAATAAGGGCAATTCGAAAAATGAAAATACCCTCGACTACTGGGCAGGCTATCAGTTGACACCGGACGAAGCTGACGCACTGGAGCCGTTAGTGGCTGAGCTGGAATTGTATCGTCCGTTGCTGATGGAAATCGGTTCCAGAAAACCCATGTCTGACGAAATTCCGCTTTATGACATCGGCGGCAATGCGGCCGAGTGGTGCGTGGATGAAAATGGAAACGGCGTCGTCATGGGCGCTTCAGCAATTACGCCGTCGGAGAGCAAAGGTGAGTACAAAACAGAACGACCGGAATACATTGGATTCCGGGTCGTTTTGAGGAAAAAATAAATCCTGATCTTGAGAAAAAAATTAAATGGCAGCCGTGGTTAAATGCTGCGGCTGCTGTTTGAGAAATTTGTTTTATTTCCGGAGGGAAAATGGTAAAACAGATGTTTTTAATTTTTACGGCAATTTTGATGATGTCATTGCTTTGGGGTGGTTGTGACAGAGGAGAAAAGTCAATGAATCCGGCAAATTTAGACACAGAAAAAGTCATTGCCAACTTAACAGCGAAATTCGGCGATGAGCAAGCAGCGAGAATCGAAAAGGGCGTCAAACAAACAGCGCAATTGTGGCGCGCAGAAGACGGCGGCCAGGAAGATTTCGCTCAATTTTGTGAGACGCAATTTATCGCAGACAAACGAGAATTGACAGAGACATTTTTGCGCTTCGATAAAAATCTCGAACAAATCGACGGTTTGAACCTGGAAATGCAGCGCACTTTGCAGGAGCCGATGCATCTGGATATTGGGACTATGCTGCCCGTGGACATGTTGTTTGCCAGCTACGATCCCTTTGCCCAGGTGACTGAAAATTTGTTCAAAACAAAAGTAGCGTTCACGGCGCTGCTCAATTTTCCGCTTTATTCATTGCGGGAAAGGCTCGAATTGGGCCCCAAATGGACGCGTGAGCAATGGGCGCAAGCGAGATTGGCGCAGCGTTTTGATTCCCGGGTTCCCGGCGAAATCAAACAGCAGATTTCCTCGGCGCTGGTTGCGGCGGACAATTACATCAGCAATTACAATATTCACATGCACCATTTGGTTACTCCTGACGGAAAGCGTCTTTTTCCTGAAGGTTTGCGGCTGATTTCTCACTGGGGTTTGCGCGATGAATTGAAGGCGCAATATGCCAAAAAAGACGGTCTCCCCCGCCAGCGCATGATTCAGCGAGTCATGGAACACATCATTCGTCAGAC
This window harbors:
- a CDS encoding prolyl oligopeptidase family serine peptidase, with the protein product MKYKSLFFVSLLSVLLAFSIFAKEKKDPRAWTIDDVLKMESARSFDISPCGKWVVWAKTRPDNKKNQSVSDLYLTSLSDSFQLQLTRGEYSDRSPKWSPDGKYIAFLSAREKGKGAQIYLMHSRGGEPWAITNLKQGVQSFNWQNAKHIIFTARENTTQYEKELKKKKDDVIVVGDQEHFWPVRLFQINVSSKKIKRLSKNLGKVSQFAVSPDGKWIVTSEAQNIHYPYDYKIPPRQFLYNLQKKTREEIFTEKNMKPSRFLWTWDGGGFYCSQPLSSDPNNDYVSVETLYYFDISSKKYQRVPLNWKWNLGMSGYYMTKEGILVSLANGARNKLAFYQKEGTGWTRTFLSDEHAENIFINAAQKNGDKVIFTYTTASMPPVIKVGKIEHGKIVDQKKIIKLNKWLEKKNIAKAEVIHWKGAKGDQVEGILYYPHSYKKGKKYPLMCVIHGGPTGVDMDRFSERWSNYPNLLASKGCFVLKVNYHGSGNYGLKWMESIKKHYYELEVPDILSGVDHLIANGLVDADKLGIMGWSNGAILTIACVVETDRFKVCAPGAGDVNWLSDYGNCAFGAGFDNAYFGGPPWKRVKHYIKKSPLFQMEKVKTPTIIFFGTNDTNVPTEQGWEHYHAMQQIGKTPVKFLLFPGEPHGFRKISHQRRKMEEEKAWFDKYFFKTYEKPNEALKKDSPLALALKKKRIAKVTGYYGVKKGGRLMPEMVPVNDSLAVSRFEVSRAQYLVFDHGKIYPYDTENYPVNQVTFEQAKAYCKWLSEMTGKKYSLPTVKEMKMLLAKNKGNSKNENTLDYWAGYQLTPDEADALEPLVAELELYRPLLMEIGSRKPMSDEIPLYDIGGNAAEWCVDENGNGVVMGASAITPSESKGEYKTERPEYIGFRVVLRKK